ACGCCGTCACGGTCGCCGCCCTGCTCGGCAGGGAGGCGCTCACTTCGTCCAGGGCGAGGACGGCGGCTGCCTGCGCTTCCGCCCCCAGCGGCGGCCTCGCGACCGGTCTCCTGGCCGACGCCGACGCCGACGCCGATGCCGACGCTGAGGCCGAGGCCGACGCTGAGGCCGACTCGGACTCCGCGGCCGGCGAGGTCATCGACCTCGTCGCGAATGTCGCCGGCTCACTCCGCCGCGTCGCCACGTTCGTCCGTGACCGCCGGGAACACCCGGCCGACGCACCCGACCTCTTCCTGGCCGCCGAACAGGCACTCGTCCTCGGACACCCCCTGCACCCGGCTCCGAAGAGCCGCGAAGGACTCTCCGAGACCGAAGCCCGGCGGTACTCACCCGAAACGCGCGGTTCCTTCCCTCTGCACTGGATGGCTGTCGCCCCCTCCGTCCTCGCCACCGACTCCTCCTGGACCGAACGCGGCCGCCCTGTCGCCGCACCCCGGCTCACCGCACGCCTGGCCGGGACCGGACTGCCGCTGCCGGACGGCTACGTCCCACTGCCCCTGCACCCCTGGCAGGCGCACGACGTCCGGCACCGTCCCGAGACAGCCGCCCTGCTGGACAGCGGACTGCTCCGCGACCTCGGCCCCCACGGCACTCCCTGGCACCCCACCTCCTCCGTACGCACCGTCTACCGCTCCGGTGCCCCCGCGATGCTCAAACTGTCGCTGGGCCTGCGCATCACCAACTCCCGCCGCGAGAACCTCCGCAAGGAACTCCACCGCGGTGTCGAGGTCCATCGCCTGCTCCGCGGTGGCCTCGCGCAGCAGTGGCGGGCCGTGCATCCGGGCTTCGACATCGTGCGCGACCCGGCCTGGCTCGCTGTCGACGGCCCCGACGGCGTCCCGTTGCCCGGGCTGGACGTGATGATCCGCCACAATCCGTTCAGCCCCGCGGACGACGTCTCCTGCGTCGCCGGACTCGTCTCGCCTCGCCCGCGCTCCCCGATCCGGCCGGGGACGGCCGAGTCGGGTGCTACCCAGCCGGGGACGACCCAGCCGGGAGCAATCCGGTCGGGGACGATCCGATCAGAACCGACCCGGTCAGGAGCGGTCGCCGACCGGCCGGAGGCCGGGAACCCGGTCCCCCCTCTGTCGTCCCGCCTGGCCGAGGTCGTCACCGGCCTCGCCCGCAGGACCGGCCGCCCCCGCGGAGCCGTAGCCGCCGAGTGGTTCCTGCGCTACCTCGAACACGTCGTGCGCCCGGTCCTGTGGCTGGACGGCGAGGCCGGCATCGCCCTGGAGGCCCACCAGCAGAACACGCTGCTCCTGCTGGACGCCGAGGGCTGGCCCACGGGCGGCCGCTACCGCGACAACCAGGGCTACTACTTCCGGGAGTCCCGGCGCGCGGACCTCGACGCGCGGCTGCCCGGCGTCGGCGAGCAGAGCGACACGTTCGTCTGCGACGAGGTCGTCGACGAGCGCCTCGCGTACTACCTGGCCATCAACAACGTGTTCGGCCTCATCGGCGCCTTCGGATCCCAGCAACTGGCCGGCGAGCGGCTGCTGCTCGCCGCCTTCCGCCGTTTCCTCGGACACGTCGCCTCCGGCCCGGCCCGGCTGCGCACCTCGCTGCCCGCCCTGTTGCTCGACTCACCCGTCCTGCGCTGCAAGGCCAACCTCCTGACCCGGCTGCACGGCCTGGACGAACTCATCGGCCCGGTCGACACCCAGTCCGTCTACGTCACCATCGCCAACCCCCTGCACTCCTGATCACCCTGACCGTCCCTGATCACAACTGACCTCCTTCCTCGCTGAGGACGTGCCCACCCCCCTTTCTGAGAGGAGCGTTTGGTGCTTCCCGCCGATCCGACCGCAGCTACCGACACCTGTAGCGGTATCGGTAGCGGTGCCGATGCCGATGCCGCTACCGATGCGGCTGACCGTGGCATGGCCGCCGCCGACTGCGCGCCTGACGCCGAGTGCGACGGACACCGGAGGACCGGTGCCCCCGGGCCGGGGACGCCGGCATCCCAGCCCGGCACTCAGTGCGGTGCCGGCTCAGGCGTGGGCGCGGACGTCGACTCCCGCGGCGGAACCGAGGCGGATTCGGGATCCGCTCGCGGAGCCGGTGCCGGTGCGGACACAGGCGCGACCGGGCGCAGCACCGGCACCGGTCCCCGTACGGGCGGGCACGGCGAGGACACCATGGATCTGCGGCTCCCCGACGAACTCGTCGCCCTCATCGCGGGTGAGGAGCCGGACGGCCACGGAGCACGGAGGTGGGACCAGGAGGACACCGCACAGCCCTCCGCCTCCGGCACCGCGCACCGAGACCCATCCGCCCGCCCGGCCCTCCCACACCACGACGACCTCCTCGACCACGTCGCCGACTGGGGCCCGGCCGACACACCCGCGGGCGTCTTCCGCCTCGTCCCCGTGCGCGTCGAACGCGACCTGCCGCTCATCAGCCGCTGGATGAACGACCCGGCCACCGCGGCGTTCTGGGAGCTGTCCGGACCGCAGGACGTGACCGAGGACCATCTGCGGGCCCAGCTCGCCGGCGACGGGCGCAGCATGCCGTGCATCGGTGTGCTGGACGGAACGCCCATGAGCTACTGGGAGATCTACCGGGCGGATCTGGACCCGCTGGCCCGTCACTATCCCGCCCGGCCTCACGACACGGGAGTCCACCTCCTAGTCGGCGCGGTCGCCGACCGGGGGCGCGGTCTCGGCGGTCTGCTGCTCAGAGCCGTAGCGGATCTGGTTCTGGCGCGGCGCCCCTCCTGCGCACGCGTCATCGCGGAACCCGACATTCGCAACACCCCCTCCATCGCTGCCTTCCTGACTGCCGGCTTCCGGTTCTCCGCCGAGGTCGTCCTGCCCGCCAAGCGGGCCGCCCTCATGGTCCGAGACCGGTCCCTCCGGCATCTTCTGTAGCGCTGTGTCACCGCGCCATCACTCATCGAACGCAGGCGGAGCCGCGGCAGTTCCCACCAGCCGCACGACTTCTTCTTCGGATTTCTCGGGCTGCTCACCGACCTGCCGACGCGCGGCGCATCCACGCGGAACCCATCCTCATCCACCCGGAATCCCACCCGGAATCCCACCCGGGACCCCACCGAAACCGCGTACCCACGACCCACTGGAACCACTGGCCACGCCACCTGTCCGTCGCCCGTCCCTACCCTCGCCGAGGAGCCCACGGTCTTGATCCCGTCCCCCGTCCCCGCCTTGATCACCCGTTTGTCAGTGCCGGGTCGTAGGGTGGTCGCGCTATGACGAAGCCCTCACTCCCCGAACTCCTGCACGCTGCCGTCACTGCCGTCGGCGGTACGGAGCGCCCCGGCCAGGTGGCCATGGCCGAAGCCGTCGCGGAGGCGATCGACGACGGCTCCCACCTGTTGGTCCAGGCCGGCACCGGCACCGGCAAGTCGCTGGGCTACCTGGTGCCCGCGCTCGCGCACGGGGAGCGTGTGGTCGTCGCGACCGCCACCCTGGCCCTGCAGCGCCAGCTGGTGGAACGCGACCTGCCGAGAACGGTCGAGTCGCTGCACCCCCTGCTGCGCCGCCGCCCGGAGTTCGCGATGCTCAAGGGCCGGTCGAACTACCTCTGTCTGCACCGCCTGCACGAGGGCGTCCCGCAGGACGAGGAGGAGGGCCTCTTCGACCAGTTCGAGGCGGCCGCGCCCACCAGCAAGCTGGGCCAGGATCTGCTGAGGGTGCGCGACTGGGCAGACGAGACCGAGACCGGCGACCGTGACGACCTCACGCCCGGTATCTCGGACCGGGCCTGGGCACAGGTGTCGGTGTCGTCGCGAGAGTGCCTGGGTGCCTCGAAGTGCGCCTACGGCGCGGAGTGCTTCGCCGAGATGGCCCGCGAGCGGGCCAAGCTCTCCGAGGTCGTGGTCACGAACCACGCGCTGCTAGCGATCGACGCCATCGAGGGCGCGCCGGTCCTGCCGCAGCATGAGGTGCTGATCGTCGACGAGGCCCATGAACTCGTCTCCCGGGTCACCGGAGTCGCCACCGGCGAGCTCACCCCCGGCCAGGTCAACCGTGCGGTGCGCCGGGCCGCGAAACTCGCCAACGAGAAGGCCGCCGACCAGCTCCAGACCGCTGCCGAGGGTTTCGAGCGGCTGATGGAGCTGGCGCTGCCGGGCCGTCTGGAGGAGATCCCCGAGGACCTCTCGTACGCGCTCATGGCGTTGCGCGACGCCTGCCGCACGGTCATCTCCGCGATCGGCGCGACCCGCGACAAGTCCGTCCAGGACGAGGACGCGGTCCGCAAACAGGCCCTGGCTTCCGTGGAGAACGTGCACGACGTGGCGGAGCGGATCACGAACGGCTCCGAATGGGACGTCGTCTGGTATGAGCGCCACGACCGCTTCGGCGCCTCCCTGCGTGTCGCTCCCATGTCCGTCTCGGGGCTGCTGCGGGAGAAGCTCTTCGCGGACCGCTCCGTGGTTCTGACGTCCGCGACGCTCAAGCTGGGCGGCGATTTCAACGGTGTCGGCGCCTCCCTGGGCCTCGCTCCCGAGGGCACCGAGGGCGACGACTTCCCGAAGTGGAAGGGCATCGACGTCGGCTCGCCCTTCGACTACCGCAAGCAGGGCATCCTGTACGTCGCCAAGCACTTGGCGCGTCCCGCGCGGGACGGCGACCGCGCGGACATGCTCGACGAGCTCACGGAGCTGATCCAGGCGGCCGGCGGCCGCACCCTGGGCCTCTTCTCCTCCATGCGCGGGGCGCAGGTCGCCGCCGAGGAGCTGCGTTCCCGCATCCCGGAGTTCCCGATCCTCCTCCAAGGCGAGGAGACGCTCGGCGAGCTCATCAAGAACTTCGCGGCCGACCCGAAGACCTGCCTCTTCGGCACGCTGTCGCTGTGGCAGGGCGTGGACGTACCCGGGCCCAGTTGCCAGCTGGTCGTCATGGACAAGATCCCGTTCCCGCGTCCGGACGACCCCCTGATGAGCGCTCGCCAGAAGGCCGTGGAGGAGGCTGGCGGCAACGGCTTCATGGCGGTCGCCGCGACCCATGCCGCGCTATTGATGGCCCAGGGCGCCGGCCGCCTCGTACGGGCGTCGGGGGACCGCGGCGTGGTCGCCGTCCTGGACCAGCGTCTGGCGACGGCCCGGTACGGCGGTTATCTCAAGGCGTCACTGCCCGACTTCTGGTACACGACGGACCGTAACCAGGTGCGGAAGTCGCTGGCGGCGATCGACGCGGTGGCGAAGCAGGCGGAAGCCGGATGAACCTCGGGGTCGGTCAGTGGCGGCGAGCCACTGACCGACCCCGAAGGCGGGCATCCGGGGACACCGGCCCGTCCGGACAGCGCAGGACCCCGGAACCGGCGCAGGGGTTCCGGGGCCCGGTCAGGGAGCGGGCCTCCTGGGCCCGCCCGACGCGGCGCGCGGCGTCAGAGGTCGCGCGTCAGACGCGGCGCAGTACGGCCACCACCTTGCCGAGAATGGTCGCGTCGTCGCCGGGGATCGGCTCGTACGCCGCGTTGTGCGGCAGGAGCCAGACATGGCCGTCCTCGCGCTTGAAGCGCTTGACGGTGGCCTCTCCGTCGAGCATCGCGGCCACGATGTCGCCGTTCTCGGCGACCGGCTGGCGGCGCACCGTGACCCAGTCGCCGTCGCAGATCGCGGCCTCGATCATGGAGTCGCCCACGACCTTCAGGACGAACAGCTCACCGTCGCCGACGAGCTGGCGGGGGAGGGGGAACACGTCCTCGACGGATTCCTCGGCGAGGATCGGGCCACCGGCGGCGATGCGGCCGACCAGCGGGACGTAGGACGCGGCCGGCTTGCCCGCGGTGTCCGTGGGCTGCACCGAGGCGGCCTGGTCGGAACCGCGCACCTCGTACGCGCGCGGGCGGTGCGGGTCGCGGCGCAGGAAGCCCTTGCGCTCCAGTGCCATCAGCTGGTGTGCCACGGAAGAGGTGCTGGAGAGGCCGACGGCTTGGCCGATCTCACGCATGGACGGCGGGTAGCCGCGCCGCTGCACGGAGTCCCTGATGACCTCGATCACGCGGCGCTGGCGGTCGGTGAGCCCGGAGCTGTCCGCCCGGATGCCGGGAGGTCGGCCCGGCAGGGAGCGCTTGTGCCCCTCAGGGTTCGTGGCTTCGTTCATCGCATGCACCGGCTCCAGTCGGCCCTGGGAGCGGTCCTGGGCAGTAATGGCGGCACTGTCTGCGGTGGTGGTCACGTCGGCCCCTCTCGATGGTCTCCCTGCTAGCCAACGGTAGTTGCTTTCGAAAGGTTGCGCCAAACACACGTTCGAGTGAAAAAACGCGAATCGCCGGACGCGATCATGTGTCCGGGTGTATTGGCGGCCGCGTCACCTGGCGGGCAAAAGGGCCCATTGCTGTACTCTTCACCGCCGGGGTGATCGCCTCGTGGACTGCTGCCCCAGTCTGCCATCCGGCATTCCCCTGCCCCGGGGTCAGCGCTCATCTGTGCGGGAGCCCCACGTCCCCTCCTCGCGGCGCCCACGGTATCTCCGCATGCGCCGTAGCGATACTGCTGTGCACGAAGGGATGCGGCCGCAGCCGGATCAGGCCGTGAACGGCGGTGCCGTGGAAGGTGTGCGAGGGTGGCGCGACGTCGTCCGTCACGCGCTACCTGCGGCTACTCGCGCGACACGCGCGCACTGCGTGGATGTATGAGCCAATCCCCACATCTAGTGGTTGGATTGCAGCAGCAGCCCAGAAGTTGTGGTCCCCCGGGTCTGAGTGCCCATGGTCATCGCCTATGCTTGGGGCTGCTTCGTGGGGCGCAAGAGGCCCGCGAGGCTATTGAGTCTGCTGTGAGGAGGGTTGGAGTTCATGCACTGCCCCTTCTGCAGGCACCCCGACAGCCGTGTCGTCGACAGTCGTACGACCGACGACGGCACGTCGATCCGCAGGCGCCGCCAGTGCCCTGACTGCTCCCGTCGTTTCACGACCGTGGAGACGTGCTCGCTCATGGTGGTGAAGCGGTCCGGAGTCACCGAGCCCTTCAGCCGTACGAAGATCATCAACGGGGTGCGCAAGGCGTGCCAGGGTCGGCCCGTGACCGAGGACGCGCTCGCCCAGCTCGGGCAGCGGGTCGAGGAAGCGGTACGGGCCACCGGAAGCGCCGAGCTGACCACCCACGACGTGGGGCTGGCCATACTCGGCCCGTTGCAGGAGCTCGACCTCGTCGCCTATCTGCGCTTCGCCTCCGTCTACCGGGCGTTCGACTCGCTCGAGGACTTCGAGGCGGCCATCGCGGAGCTCAGAGAAGAGACGGGACGCCCCGACGCGGACGACGGCGACCGCGAGGACACGGCCGCGGGGAGCCAGGAAGACGACCGCGGGCGCGGAGGGACGGCACAGGTCCCCGAGCCCGCAGGCGCCGCCGACTGACCGGCGGGCCGGACCCGGACGGCAGCTCCGGGCCCGGCCGGGCGGCGGCGATGTGAAGACCTGTTGCGGGCGATGTGAGTGGGTGCCCGCAACACCAGACAGAACACCGTGCCACGGGAACAACGGGGCACTTCAGGGCGTTTTCGCCCGTACAGGGAGGCGGCATGACAGAGACGGCGAGCGGTCCGGCACGGAGTTCCCGCGCCAGGAGCACCAAGGCGAGCAAGGGCCTGCGTGTCGAGCGCATCCACACCACCCCGGGGGTCCACCCCTACGACGAGGTGGCCTGGGAAAGCCGTGACGTCGTCATGACCAACTGGCGCGACGGCTCGGTCAACTTCGAGCAGCGCGGCGTCGAGTTCCCCGACTTCTGGTCGGTGAACGCGGTCAACATCGTCACCAGCAAGTACTTCCGCGGTGCCGTGGGCACCCCGCAGCGCGAGACCAGCCTCAAGCAGCTGATCGACCGCATCGTGAAGACCTACCGGAAGGCCGGGGAGGACCACAAGTACTTCGCCTCGCCCGCCGACGCCGAGATCTTCGAGCACGAGCTGGCGTACGCCCTCCTGCACCAGATCTTCAGCTTCAACAGCCCTGTCTGGTTCAACGTCGGCACCAAGCAGCCCCAGCAGGTCTCCGCCTGCTTCATCCTGTCCGTCGACGACTCCATGGAGTCGATCCTCGACTGGTACAAGGAAGAGGGCATGATCTTCAAGGGTGGCTCCGGCGCCGGCCTGAACCTCTCCCGGATCCGCTCCTCCAAGGAACTGCTGTCCTCCGGTGGCAACGCCTCCGGCCCGGTCTCCTTCATGCGCGGAGCCGACGCCTCCGCAGGAACGATCAAGTCCGGTGGCGCCACCCGCCGCGCCGCCAAGATGGTCGTCCTCGACGTGGACCACCCGGACATCGAGGACTTCATCGAGACCAAGGTCAAGGAGGAGGAGAAGATCCGCGTCCTGCGCGACGCGGGCTTCGACATGGACCTGGGCGGCGACGACATCGCGTCCGTCCAGTACCAGAACGCCAACAACTCCGTCCGTGTGAACGACGAGTTCATGAAGGCGGTCGAGCAGGGCGGCCAGTTCGGGCTGCGCGGCCGGATGACCGGCGAGGTCATCGAGGAGGTCGACGCCAAGGCGCTCTTCCGCAAGATCGCCGAGGCCGCCTGGGCCTGCGCCGACCCCGGCATCCAGTACGACGACACGATCAACAACTGGCACACCTGCCCCGAGTCCGGCCGGATCACCGCGTCGAACCCGTGCAGCGAGTACATGCACCTGGACAACACGTCCTGCAACCTGGCCTCGCTGAACCTGATGAAGTTCCTGAAGGACGACGGCAAGGGCAACCAGTCCTTCGAGGCCGAGCGCTTCCAGAAGGTCGTCGAGCTGGTCATCACCGCGATGGACATCTCGATCTGTTTCGCGGACTTCCCGACGCAGAAGATCGGCGAGAACACGCGCGCGTTCCGCCAGCTGGGCATCGGCTACGCCAACCTCGGCGCCCTGCTGATGGCCACCGGCCACGCCTACGACTCCGACGGCGGCCGCGCCCTCGCCGGTGCCATCACCTCCCTGATGACCGGTACGGCGTACCGCCGCTCCGCCGAGCTGGCCGCGGTCGTCGGCCCGTACGACGGCTACGCCCGCAACGCCGACGCCCACAAGCGCGTCATGAAGCAGCACTCGGACGCCAACGACAAGGCCGTCCGCATGGACGACCTGGACACCCCGGTGTGGGCCGCCGCCAGCGAGGCCTGGGGAGACGTGCTGCGCCTCGGTGAGAAGAACGGTTTCCGTAACTCCCAGGCGTCCGTGCTCGCCCCGACCGGCACCATCGGCCTCGCGATGTCCTGCGACACCACCGGTGTCGAGCCCGACCTCGCGCTGGTCAAGTTCAAGAAGCTGGTCGGCGGCGGCTCGATGCAGATCGTCAACGGCACCGTTCCGCAGGCCTTGCGCCGCCTGGGCTACCAGGAGGAGCAGATCGAGGCGATCGTCGCCCACATCGCCGAGCACGGCAATGTGATCGACGCCCCTGGTCTCAAGCCCGAGCACTAC
This genomic stretch from Streptomyces sp. Go-475 harbors:
- a CDS encoding IucA/IucC family protein; this translates as MDAGPTPDLLNHPDPDIAAQVAAMENLLRCWVRETGPPAPSDGVLRIPLPASGTALLAPVRYWSPTGWHRFGLPRLADAPDHAPPADAVTVAALLGREALTSSRARTAAACASAPSGGLATGLLADADADADADAEAEADAEADSDSAAGEVIDLVANVAGSLRRVATFVRDRREHPADAPDLFLAAEQALVLGHPLHPAPKSREGLSETEARRYSPETRGSFPLHWMAVAPSVLATDSSWTERGRPVAAPRLTARLAGTGLPLPDGYVPLPLHPWQAHDVRHRPETAALLDSGLLRDLGPHGTPWHPTSSVRTVYRSGAPAMLKLSLGLRITNSRRENLRKELHRGVEVHRLLRGGLAQQWRAVHPGFDIVRDPAWLAVDGPDGVPLPGLDVMIRHNPFSPADDVSCVAGLVSPRPRSPIRPGTAESGATQPGTTQPGAIRSGTIRSEPTRSGAVADRPEAGNPVPPLSSRLAEVVTGLARRTGRPRGAVAAEWFLRYLEHVVRPVLWLDGEAGIALEAHQQNTLLLLDAEGWPTGGRYRDNQGYYFRESRRADLDARLPGVGEQSDTFVCDEVVDERLAYYLAINNVFGLIGAFGSQQLAGERLLLAAFRRFLGHVASGPARLRTSLPALLLDSPVLRCKANLLTRLHGLDELIGPVDTQSVYVTIANPLHS
- a CDS encoding GNAT family N-acetyltransferase → MDLRLPDELVALIAGEEPDGHGARRWDQEDTAQPSASGTAHRDPSARPALPHHDDLLDHVADWGPADTPAGVFRLVPVRVERDLPLISRWMNDPATAAFWELSGPQDVTEDHLRAQLAGDGRSMPCIGVLDGTPMSYWEIYRADLDPLARHYPARPHDTGVHLLVGAVADRGRGLGGLLLRAVADLVLARRPSCARVIAEPDIRNTPSIAAFLTAGFRFSAEVVLPAKRAALMVRDRSLRHLL
- a CDS encoding ATP-dependent DNA helicase translates to MTKPSLPELLHAAVTAVGGTERPGQVAMAEAVAEAIDDGSHLLVQAGTGTGKSLGYLVPALAHGERVVVATATLALQRQLVERDLPRTVESLHPLLRRRPEFAMLKGRSNYLCLHRLHEGVPQDEEEGLFDQFEAAAPTSKLGQDLLRVRDWADETETGDRDDLTPGISDRAWAQVSVSSRECLGASKCAYGAECFAEMARERAKLSEVVVTNHALLAIDAIEGAPVLPQHEVLIVDEAHELVSRVTGVATGELTPGQVNRAVRRAAKLANEKAADQLQTAAEGFERLMELALPGRLEEIPEDLSYALMALRDACRTVISAIGATRDKSVQDEDAVRKQALASVENVHDVAERITNGSEWDVVWYERHDRFGASLRVAPMSVSGLLREKLFADRSVVLTSATLKLGGDFNGVGASLGLAPEGTEGDDFPKWKGIDVGSPFDYRKQGILYVAKHLARPARDGDRADMLDELTELIQAAGGRTLGLFSSMRGAQVAAEELRSRIPEFPILLQGEETLGELIKNFAADPKTCLFGTLSLWQGVDVPGPSCQLVVMDKIPFPRPDDPLMSARQKAVEEAGGNGFMAVAATHAALLMAQGAGRLVRASGDRGVVAVLDQRLATARYGGYLKASLPDFWYTTDRNQVRKSLAAIDAVAKQAEAG
- the lexA gene encoding transcriptional repressor LexA is translated as MTTTADSAAITAQDRSQGRLEPVHAMNEATNPEGHKRSLPGRPPGIRADSSGLTDRQRRVIEVIRDSVQRRGYPPSMREIGQAVGLSSTSSVAHQLMALERKGFLRRDPHRPRAYEVRGSDQAASVQPTDTAGKPAASYVPLVGRIAAGGPILAEESVEDVFPLPRQLVGDGELFVLKVVGDSMIEAAICDGDWVTVRRQPVAENGDIVAAMLDGEATVKRFKREDGHVWLLPHNAAYEPIPGDDATILGKVVAVLRRV
- the nrdR gene encoding transcriptional regulator NrdR → MHCPFCRHPDSRVVDSRTTDDGTSIRRRRQCPDCSRRFTTVETCSLMVVKRSGVTEPFSRTKIINGVRKACQGRPVTEDALAQLGQRVEEAVRATGSAELTTHDVGLAILGPLQELDLVAYLRFASVYRAFDSLEDFEAAIAELREETGRPDADDGDREDTAAGSQEDDRGRGGTAQVPEPAGAAD
- a CDS encoding vitamin B12-dependent ribonucleotide reductase; its protein translation is MTETASGPARSSRARSTKASKGLRVERIHTTPGVHPYDEVAWESRDVVMTNWRDGSVNFEQRGVEFPDFWSVNAVNIVTSKYFRGAVGTPQRETSLKQLIDRIVKTYRKAGEDHKYFASPADAEIFEHELAYALLHQIFSFNSPVWFNVGTKQPQQVSACFILSVDDSMESILDWYKEEGMIFKGGSGAGLNLSRIRSSKELLSSGGNASGPVSFMRGADASAGTIKSGGATRRAAKMVVLDVDHPDIEDFIETKVKEEEKIRVLRDAGFDMDLGGDDIASVQYQNANNSVRVNDEFMKAVEQGGQFGLRGRMTGEVIEEVDAKALFRKIAEAAWACADPGIQYDDTINNWHTCPESGRITASNPCSEYMHLDNTSCNLASLNLMKFLKDDGKGNQSFEAERFQKVVELVITAMDISICFADFPTQKIGENTRAFRQLGIGYANLGALLMATGHAYDSDGGRALAGAITSLMTGTAYRRSAELAAVVGPYDGYARNADAHKRVMKQHSDANDKAVRMDDLDTPVWAAASEAWGDVLRLGEKNGFRNSQASVLAPTGTIGLAMSCDTTGVEPDLALVKFKKLVGGGSMQIVNGTVPQALRRLGYQEEQIEAIVAHIAEHGNVIDAPGLKPEHYEVFDCAMGERAISPMGHVRMMAAIQPWISGAISKTVNMPETATVEEVEEIYFEAWKLGVKALAIYRDNCKVGQPLSAKKKEEKKAEEPAVVETKVEKVVEYRPVRKRLPKGRPGITTSFTVGGAEGYMTANSYPDDGLGEVFLKMSKQGSTLAGMMDAFSIAVSVGLQYGVPLETYVSKFTNMRFEPAGMTDDPDVRMAQSIVDYIFRRLALDFLPFETRSALGIHSAEERQRHLETGSYEPNEDEVDVEGLAQSAPRAQELKAVTAPKNDEATKPAPQQAHTSAELVEMQLGIQADAPLCFSCGTKMQRAGSCYICEGCGSTSGCS